A genome region from Conger conger chromosome 16, fConCon1.1, whole genome shotgun sequence includes the following:
- the tbc1d17 gene encoding TBC1 domain family member 17 has protein sequence MESNSESHKLVFEKEGVYLHTNAKRSNQDTAHPGFIRIVERGGEPALEWCPLEEDRASAPAVFYTKKDGEGGEEETNFDPGYEPDWAVISTVKREREPAPVRETGQWGSFSLPLSELYSLRRARFSLGRNFLVLTSRGGHPLPPLHFHRGGTMDLLRALQRYIILAQSPVDHRLFLAYPHDSGALSQSFEELQLFEEGSSDLVSRFIQDPYATTFGGFSKVTNFFRGALRPQDSPLHPRSPQEGHGPLSAEEEPGFELITCGAELGPKPEVSRGQPMDTWDELLDPEGRVTDPQRVKELVFRGGITPSLRKEVWKFLLGFYPWDSTAKEREELVRAKTDEYFRMKVQWKSVSEEQEMRNSLLRGYRSLIERDVSRTDRHNTFFSGNENPGLTLLNDVLMTYCMYNFDLGYVQGMSDLLAPILFVTQNEVESFWCLTGFMDLVHQNFEESQEAMKQQLLQLSILLKALDPELCDYLDSQDSGSLCFCFRWLLIWFKREFSFEDILTLWEVLWTRLPCANFHLLMACSILESQREELIGSDHDFNTILKHINELTMRLDLQALLQGAEAIYLQLTRCKELPVKVQEVLGLCAPPSSDDESPVSEPMESQPLLSQSQAGDVAAAQSSGSCEPRPPPTYP, from the exons ATGGAGTCAAACAGCGAAAGTCACAAG CTGGTGTTCGAGAAGGAGGGCGTGTACCTGCACACCAACGCCAAGAGGAGCAACCAGGACACGGCTCACCCCGGGTTCATCCGCATCGTGGAGAGG GGGGGAGAGCCGGCATTGGAGTGGTGCCCCCTTGAGGAGGATAGAGCAAGTGCACCGGCTGTGTTCTACACCAAAAAG GACGGAGAGGGCGGGGAGGAGGAGACGAACTTTGACCCCGGGTACGAGCCGGACTGGGCGGTGATCAGCACGGTGAAGAGGGAACGGGAGCCCGCCCCGGTGCGGGAGACAG GTCAGTGGGGCTCCTTCTCCCTGCCGCTGTCGGAGCTGTACTCCCTGCGCCGTGCCCGCTTCTCCCTGGGCCGGAACTTCCTGGTGCTGACCAGCAGGGGGGGCCACCCCCTCCCGCCCCTGCACTTCCACCGGGGCGGCACCATGGACCTGCTCCGGGCCCTGCAGCGATACATCATCCTGGCCCA gTCTCCAGTGGACCACCGGCTCTTCCTGGCTTATCCACATGACTCTGGCGCCCTCTCCCAGTCATTTGAGGAATTGCAGCTTTTTGAAGAGGGTAGCTCCGACCTTGTGTCT aggTTCATTCAGGACCCGTACGCGACCACGTTCGGGGGCTTCTCCAAGGTCACCAACTTCTTTCGGGGGGCGCTCCGGCCGCAGGACTCGCCCCTGCACCCCCGCTCCCCTCAGGAAGGCCACGGGCCACTCTCCGCCGAGGAGGAGCCGGGGTTCGAGCTCATCACCTGC GGAGCTGAACTGGGGCCCAAGCCTGAGGTCTCACGCGGTCAGCCCATGGACACGTGGGACGAGCTCCTGGACCCAGAGGGCCGGGTGACAGACCCGCAGAGGGTGAAGGAGCTGGTCTTCAGAGGG GGCATCACTCCATCCCTGCGGAAGGAGGTGTGGAAGTTTCTGCTGGGTTTCTACCCCTGGGACAGCACAgccaaggagagggaggagttgGTGAGAGCAAAGAC GGACGAGTACTTCAGAATGAAGGTGCAGTGGAAGTCGGTGAGCGAGGAGCAGGAGATGAGGAACTCCCTGCTCAGGGGATACCGCAGCCTGATTG AGCGCGACGTCAGCCGGACGGACAGACACAACACCTTCTTCTCCGGGAACGAGAACCCGGGCCTCACCCTGCTGAACGACGTGCTGATGACGTACTGCATGTACAACTTTGACCTGG ggTATGTTCAGGGGATGAGTGATCTTCTTGCCCCCATCCTCTTCGTCACGCAGAATGAAGTGGAGTCCTTCTGGTGTCTGACAGGCTTCATGGACCTTGTG CATCAGAACTTTGAGGAGTCCCAGGAGGCCATGAAgcagcagctcctccagctcagcATCCTGCTCAAGGCTCTGGATCCAGAGCTGTGCGACTACCTGG actctcagGACAGTGGCtccctgtgtttctgtttccgTTGGTTACTGATCTGGTTCAAGCGGGAGTTCTCGTTTGAGGACATCCTGACACTGTGGGAG GTGCTTTGGACCCGCCTTCCCTGTGCTAACTTCCACCTGCTGATGGCCTGTTCCATTCTGGAGTCGCAGAGGGAGGAGCTGATCGGCTCCGACCATGATTTCAACACCATACTGAAG cACATCAACGAGCTGACGATGAGGCTGGACCTACAGGCGCTCCTGCAGGGGGCTGAGGCCATCTACCTCCAGCTCACACGCTGCAAG gagCTGCCTGTGAAGGTTCAGGAGGTGTTGGGCCTCTGTGCTCCCCCCAGCTCGGATGATGAAAGTCCCGTTTCAGAGCCCATGGAGTCGCAGCCGCTCCTCAGCCAATCGCAGGCCGGGGACGTCGCCGCCGCCCAATCGAGCGGCAGCTGtgagccccgcccaccccccacTTACCCTTAA